One genomic segment of Streptomyces niveus includes these proteins:
- a CDS encoding carbohydrate ABC transporter permease, translating to MTKRRPNYLAGVGVTLWLFVVALPLYVMLGAGVQSRADYGASGPLGFPDHFTLSNYVDSFSNGFGRYFVNTLIVTASVVAIVVLLVPPLAFAIVRNRGRSTSGVFRLFLLGLAIPAQAVIVPMFYVISEAGLYDNLIGVILPTAAFCMPVCVLILTGTMRDITDDLFEAMAIDGADARRVFFKLVVPLSKSGLSTVVVFAALQAWNGFLFPLVLTQSEETKVITLGLYNFQTQYGVDIPGLLAAVVLSTVPVLLVYLFARRALVQGLMGVGGK from the coding sequence GTGACCAAGCGTCGCCCCAACTACCTCGCGGGCGTGGGCGTCACGCTCTGGCTGTTCGTCGTCGCTCTGCCGCTGTACGTCATGCTCGGCGCCGGTGTGCAGTCGCGCGCGGACTACGGCGCGAGCGGCCCGCTGGGCTTCCCGGACCACTTCACCCTGTCCAACTACGTCGACAGCTTCTCGAACGGCTTCGGCCGGTACTTCGTCAACACCCTGATCGTGACGGCCAGTGTGGTGGCGATCGTCGTTCTCCTCGTACCGCCCCTGGCGTTCGCCATCGTCCGCAACCGGGGCCGGAGCACGTCGGGTGTCTTCCGGCTCTTCCTGCTGGGCCTGGCGATCCCCGCCCAGGCGGTGATCGTGCCGATGTTCTACGTCATCAGCGAGGCCGGGCTCTACGACAACCTCATCGGTGTCATCCTGCCGACGGCGGCGTTCTGCATGCCGGTCTGCGTACTGATCCTGACCGGCACCATGCGCGACATCACCGACGACCTCTTCGAGGCGATGGCCATCGACGGGGCCGACGCGCGGCGGGTGTTCTTCAAGCTCGTCGTGCCGCTGTCGAAGAGCGGGCTGTCCACCGTCGTGGTGTTCGCCGCGCTCCAGGCGTGGAACGGCTTCCTGTTCCCGCTCGTGCTCACCCAGTCCGAGGAGACCAAGGTGATCACTCTCGGCCTCTACAACTTCCAGACCCAGTACGGCGTCGACATCCCCGGCCTGCTGGCCGCCGTGGTGCTGTCCACCGTGCCCGTCCTGCTCGTCTACCTGTTCGCCCGCCGTGCCCTGGTCCAGGGGCTGATGGGTGTCGGAGGAAAGTGA
- a CDS encoding helix-turn-helix domain-containing protein, with translation MSEPRSAPTIGQIVLSRQLLALREKAGLTREQAGQLLRVTAATVRRMEMAEVALKVPYLQILLPSYDVPDDEIDVFLRLADEANKPGWWQRFHDVLPDWFSGYVSLEEAAVTIRCYEPHFVPGLLQTEEYARQILTSGALGQQMSDPTRIDRQVALRLERQSLLTSTDAPVFWAVLDETVLRRRVGSPDVMRAQVDRLLEASELPNVTLQIAEFAAGHHPGTYSPFVLFRFGIPEVRDMVYIEYLTGALYLDEDSEVSEHMEAMDRMVAHAESASRTRRLLSDFRATL, from the coding sequence ATGAGCGAGCCACGGTCGGCTCCGACGATCGGTCAGATCGTGCTCAGCAGACAGCTGTTGGCGCTGCGGGAGAAGGCGGGACTCACCCGGGAACAGGCAGGTCAGCTGCTGCGGGTCACAGCTGCCACCGTCCGCCGGATGGAGATGGCGGAGGTCGCGCTCAAGGTCCCGTACCTACAAATCCTTCTTCCCTCGTACGACGTCCCCGACGACGAGATCGACGTCTTCCTCCGGCTGGCCGACGAGGCCAACAAGCCCGGCTGGTGGCAGCGGTTCCACGATGTGCTCCCCGACTGGTTCAGCGGCTACGTCAGCCTCGAAGAGGCCGCGGTGACCATCAGGTGCTACGAACCGCACTTCGTGCCGGGGCTGCTCCAGACCGAGGAGTACGCGCGTCAGATCCTCACCAGCGGCGCCCTCGGACAGCAGATGTCCGACCCGACGCGGATCGACCGCCAGGTCGCGCTGCGTCTGGAACGCCAGTCGCTGCTGACCAGCACCGACGCGCCCGTCTTCTGGGCCGTACTGGACGAGACCGTACTGCGCCGCCGCGTCGGCTCGCCGGACGTCATGCGCGCACAGGTCGACCGGCTGCTCGAAGCGAGCGAACTGCCGAACGTGACACTCCAGATCGCCGAGTTCGCCGCAGGCCACCACCCCGGCACGTACAGCCCCTTCGTACTGTTCCGCTTCGGTATCCCCGAGGTGCGGGACATGGTCTACATCGAGTATCTGACCGGCGCGCTCTATCTCGACGAGGACAGCGAGGTCTCCGAGCACATGGAGGCCATGGACCGGATGGTGGCCCACGCGGAGTCCGCGAGCCGTACGAGGCGGTTGCTGTCCGACTTCCGCGCCACGCTGTGA
- a CDS encoding alkaline phosphatase D family protein: MGNHSPEFRAAARRIDRRQFVTRAGAAAVLAFAANTPAAGAATARRLNPRAITENPFTLGVASGDPQPATALLWTRLAPEPYTADSGLPAERVEVEWEIAHDELFAVPVNSGTATAHPEFHHSVRVEVTGLSADRVYYYRFRVGAWISPVGRTRTAPLAGARITELKFATLSCQAYYHGYFTAYRHLAAEDLDVVIHLGDYLYEYAVTAVGGARNYTDRKLPAHYNSETITLQDYRLRYGLYKSDPDLMAAHAAHPFIVTWDDHETENNYADETPENDVPPEEFLLRRAAAYRAYWENQPLRTPQQPEGPDMRLYRRLHFGRLAQFDILDTRQYRSNQVQGANWQVPGAESKDPKRTMTGETQERWLLDGWKSSDATWNLLAQQVTFAQRRDVPRADFKLSMDAWDGYTASRTRVLNGAKAAGLDNLMVLTGDVHAGYGFDLKDDFDDPNSPVVGTEIATTSVSSDMDGAEKPSNWSNLTSANPHMKYYNGRRGYTTFTLTEDRATVTFNTLTAVTKPGSGLTRAASFVTEAGNPELKPA, translated from the coding sequence ATGGGAAATCATTCGCCGGAATTCCGCGCTGCCGCGCGCCGTATCGACCGCCGTCAGTTCGTCACCCGCGCCGGCGCCGCCGCCGTGCTCGCCTTCGCGGCGAACACGCCGGCCGCCGGCGCGGCGACCGCCCGCCGGCTCAACCCGAGGGCCATCACCGAGAACCCCTTCACACTCGGCGTCGCCTCGGGCGACCCGCAGCCCGCCACGGCCCTGCTCTGGACCCGGCTGGCGCCCGAGCCGTACACGGCGGACAGCGGCCTGCCCGCCGAGCGGGTCGAGGTGGAGTGGGAGATCGCCCACGACGAACTCTTCGCCGTGCCCGTCAACAGCGGTACCGCGACCGCCCATCCCGAGTTCCACCACAGCGTGCGTGTGGAGGTCACGGGTCTTTCGGCGGACCGTGTCTACTACTACCGCTTCCGGGTCGGCGCCTGGATCAGTCCGGTCGGCCGCACCCGTACCGCCCCTCTCGCCGGCGCCCGGATCACCGAGCTGAAGTTCGCCACGCTCTCCTGCCAGGCCTACTACCACGGGTACTTCACCGCCTACAGACACCTGGCCGCCGAGGACCTCGATGTCGTCATCCACCTCGGTGACTACCTGTACGAGTACGCCGTGACGGCCGTCGGCGGCGCCCGCAACTACACCGACCGCAAGCTCCCCGCGCACTACAACTCCGAGACCATCACGTTGCAGGACTACCGGCTGCGTTACGGGCTGTACAAGTCCGACCCGGACCTGATGGCCGCGCACGCCGCGCACCCGTTCATCGTGACGTGGGACGACCACGAGACCGAGAACAACTACGCGGACGAGACACCCGAGAACGACGTACCGCCGGAGGAGTTCCTGCTCCGCAGGGCCGCCGCCTACCGCGCCTACTGGGAGAACCAGCCGCTGCGCACCCCGCAGCAGCCCGAAGGCCCCGACATGCGGCTCTACCGCCGGCTCCACTTCGGGCGCCTCGCCCAGTTCGACATCCTCGACACCCGCCAGTACCGCTCCAACCAGGTGCAGGGCGCCAACTGGCAGGTGCCGGGCGCCGAGTCGAAGGACCCCAAGCGCACGATGACCGGCGAGACACAGGAGCGGTGGCTGCTCGACGGCTGGAAGAGCTCGGACGCCACCTGGAACCTGCTGGCCCAGCAGGTGACGTTCGCGCAGCGCCGCGACGTACCGCGGGCGGACTTCAAACTGTCGATGGACGCGTGGGACGGCTACACGGCCTCGCGCACACGCGTCCTGAACGGCGCGAAGGCGGCCGGCCTCGACAATCTGATGGTGCTCACCGGCGATGTGCACGCCGGCTACGGCTTCGACCTCAAGGACGATTTCGACGACCCGAACTCCCCTGTCGTGGGTACGGAGATCGCCACCACATCGGTCAGCAGCGACATGGACGGCGCCGAGAAGCCGTCCAACTGGTCCAACCTCACCTCCGCCAACCCGCACATGAAGTACTACAACGGGCGCCGGGGTTACACCACTTTCACACTCACCGAGGACCGGGCGACGGTCACCTTCAATACACTCACCGCCGTGACGAAACCGGGCTCCGGACTCACCCGGGCGGCGTCATTCGTCACGGAAGCGGGTAATCCGGAACTGAAGCCCGCATGA
- a CDS encoding glycoside hydrolase family 3 N-terminal domain-containing protein — translation MTDNVTTAAPSTRAARAARVEELIAAMTPEEKLGQLYGLWAGASSDGAEVAPHQHDMDEPPSLDELIPHGLGQLTRPFGTVPVDPALGALSLMRTQERIVAGNRFGIPALAHDECLAGFAAWGATTYPVPLSWGAAFDPGLVRTMAAAIGRDMRSVGIHQGLAPVLDVVRDARWGRVEETIGEDPYLVGTIATAYVQGLESTGLVATLKHFVGYSASRAGRNLAPVSMGLRERADVMLPPFEMAVRESGARSVMSAYTDTDGMPGAADEESLTGLLRDVWGFEGTVVADYFGIAFLKTLHGVAADWGGAAALALTAGVDVELPTVKTFGQPLRDAVAAGDVPEALIDRALRRVLTQKAQLGLLDPGWSPVPPALADADLDAPHRLRGSVDLDTLAHRDISRRLAERSVILLRNDGVLPLERPARIAVVGPQADTPMAVLGCYSFPVHVGSQHPDTPAGVQLPTLLQGLMSEFPGCEIVTAAGCGIDSPVTDGFAAALRAVRGADVIVAALGDRAGLFGRGTSGEGCDAESLALPGVQQQLLDTLLDTGTPVVVTLLAGRPYALGGEAVEGSAAIVQTFFPGQEGVRALSGVLSGRVDPSGRLPVSVPRRPGGQPSTYLAARLAQAGDSSNIDPTPEFGFGHGLTYTTFVWSGLTADSTAPTDGELRLSCTVRNTGGRAGTEVVQLYLHDPVASVVQPVQRLIGYLRVPLAPGEAARISATVPADLASFTGRDGRRLVEPGELELRLAASSTDTRLTARAVLTGPVREVDHTRALHARIYRETR, via the coding sequence GTGACCGACAACGTGACCACCGCCGCCCCCTCCACGCGGGCCGCCCGCGCCGCCCGGGTCGAGGAACTGATCGCCGCCATGACACCGGAGGAGAAACTGGGCCAGCTGTACGGACTGTGGGCGGGCGCGTCCTCGGACGGTGCCGAAGTCGCCCCGCACCAGCACGACATGGACGAGCCACCCTCCCTGGACGAGCTGATCCCGCACGGACTCGGTCAGTTGACCCGGCCGTTCGGTACCGTCCCCGTCGATCCCGCCCTCGGCGCGCTCTCCCTGATGCGTACTCAGGAACGGATCGTCGCGGGCAACCGCTTCGGCATCCCCGCGCTCGCGCACGACGAGTGTCTGGCGGGCTTCGCCGCCTGGGGAGCCACCACCTATCCGGTGCCGCTGTCCTGGGGCGCCGCCTTCGATCCCGGTCTCGTCCGGACGATGGCCGCCGCGATCGGGCGTGACATGCGGTCCGTGGGCATCCATCAGGGGCTGGCCCCGGTGCTCGACGTGGTGCGCGACGCGCGTTGGGGCCGGGTCGAGGAGACCATCGGCGAGGACCCGTATCTGGTGGGCACCATCGCCACCGCGTACGTCCAGGGGCTGGAGTCCACCGGTCTCGTGGCCACGCTGAAGCACTTCGTGGGCTACTCGGCCTCCCGCGCCGGCCGCAATCTGGCCCCGGTGAGCATGGGCCTCAGGGAGCGCGCCGACGTCATGCTCCCGCCGTTCGAGATGGCGGTCAGGGAGAGCGGCGCGCGGTCGGTGATGAGCGCGTACACCGACACCGACGGCATGCCCGGCGCCGCCGACGAGGAGTCCCTGACCGGTCTGCTCCGGGACGTCTGGGGCTTCGAAGGCACGGTCGTGGCCGACTACTTCGGCATCGCGTTCCTCAAGACCCTGCACGGTGTGGCCGCCGACTGGGGCGGGGCGGCGGCCCTGGCGCTGACCGCGGGCGTCGATGTCGAACTGCCCACCGTGAAGACGTTCGGGCAGCCGCTGCGGGACGCGGTCGCCGCCGGGGACGTACCGGAGGCACTGATCGACCGGGCGCTGCGCCGGGTACTGACGCAGAAGGCACAGCTCGGTCTGCTCGACCCCGGCTGGAGCCCGGTGCCGCCCGCGCTGGCGGACGCCGATCTCGACGCGCCGCACCGACTGCGGGGCAGCGTGGACCTGGACACCCTCGCGCACCGGGACATCTCGCGCCGCCTCGCGGAGCGGTCGGTGATCCTGCTGCGGAACGACGGGGTCCTGCCGCTGGAGCGGCCCGCCCGGATCGCGGTCGTCGGGCCCCAGGCCGACACACCCATGGCGGTCCTCGGCTGCTACTCCTTCCCCGTGCACGTCGGGTCCCAGCACCCCGACACCCCGGCCGGGGTGCAACTACCCACGCTGCTTCAGGGGTTGATGTCGGAGTTTCCCGGCTGCGAGATCGTCACCGCGGCCGGCTGCGGCATCGACTCGCCGGTCACCGACGGATTCGCCGCCGCGCTGCGGGCGGTGCGGGGCGCGGATGTGATCGTCGCGGCCCTCGGCGACCGGGCGGGACTGTTCGGCCGGGGTACCAGCGGGGAGGGGTGCGACGCGGAGTCCCTGGCACTGCCGGGGGTGCAGCAGCAGTTGCTCGACACGCTGCTGGACACCGGTACGCCGGTGGTGGTCACACTGCTCGCCGGGCGGCCGTACGCGCTGGGCGGTGAGGCCGTCGAAGGGTCGGCGGCGATCGTGCAGACGTTCTTCCCCGGCCAGGAGGGCGTACGGGCCCTTTCGGGCGTGCTGAGCGGCCGGGTCGATCCGTCGGGCCGGCTGCCGGTGAGCGTTCCCCGGCGCCCCGGCGGGCAGCCGTCCACCTATCTGGCTGCGCGGCTGGCACAGGCGGGCGACTCATCGAACATCGACCCGACCCCCGAGTTCGGATTCGGACACGGGCTGACGTACACCACGTTCGTCTGGTCCGGCCTGACGGCCGACAGCACCGCGCCGACCGACGGTGAGCTGCGGCTCTCCTGCACTGTGCGCAACACCGGCGGCCGGGCGGGTACGGAAGTGGTGCAGCTGTATCTGCACGATCCGGTCGCCTCGGTCGTGCAGCCGGTCCAGCGCCTGATCGGCTATCTGCGCGTCCCGCTGGCACCGGGCGAGGCGGCGCGGATCAGTGCCACCGTCCCCGCGGATCTCGCCTCCTTCACCGGGCGCGACGGGCGGCGACTCGTGGAGCCGGGCGAGTTGGAACTGCGGCTCGCCGCCTCCAGTACCGACACCCGGCTGACCGCCCGGGCGGTCCTGACCGGTCCCGTACGGGAGGTGGACCACACGCGAGCGCTGCACGCCCGGATATACCGGGAGACGCGATAG
- a CDS encoding SAM-dependent methyltransferase encodes MNAGTPKTQVDTSKPHPARVYDWLLGGKDNYPVDRAVGEQLPDLGKRSARQNRAFMQRASAWLAGQGVDQFLDIGTGIPTAPNLHQIVQEINPRARVVYTDNDPIVLRHAEALLYSSPEGATDYIEADVREPKAILDHARGHLDFDRPVAVSLIALMHFIPDGDGPYDITRTLLDALAPGSYLVLSHGTFDFHKELEAQITGTYGKGGIELRFRTRDEVARFFDGLDLVEPGLVTGPEWYKDTAAPEPEENAVYAGVARVS; translated from the coding sequence ATGAACGCAGGTACACCCAAGACCCAGGTCGACACGAGCAAGCCCCACCCGGCACGGGTGTACGACTGGCTTCTGGGCGGCAAGGACAACTACCCGGTCGACCGGGCCGTCGGGGAGCAGCTGCCCGACCTGGGCAAGCGCAGCGCCAGGCAGAACCGCGCCTTCATGCAGCGCGCGTCCGCCTGGCTGGCCGGCCAGGGCGTCGACCAGTTCCTGGACATCGGCACGGGCATCCCGACCGCGCCGAACCTCCACCAGATAGTCCAGGAGATCAACCCGAGGGCGCGGGTCGTCTACACGGACAACGACCCCATCGTCCTGCGGCACGCCGAGGCGCTGCTGTACAGCAGCCCGGAGGGCGCGACCGACTACATCGAGGCGGACGTACGCGAGCCGAAGGCGATCCTCGACCACGCGCGGGGGCACCTGGACTTCGACCGGCCCGTGGCGGTCTCCCTCATCGCGCTGATGCACTTCATCCCGGACGGCGACGGTCCGTACGACATCACCCGAACCCTCCTCGACGCGCTCGCGCCCGGCAGTTATCTGGTGCTGTCGCACGGCACGTTCGACTTCCACAAGGAGCTGGAGGCCCAGATCACCGGGACCTACGGCAAGGGCGGTATCGAGCTGCGGTTCCGTACCCGGGACGAGGTGGCGCGGTTCTTCGACGGTCTCGATCTCGTCGAGCCCGGACTCGTCACCGGACCCGAGTGGTACAAGGACACGGCCGCGCCCGAGCCTGAGGAGAACGCCGTCTACGCGGGAGTCGCCCGCGTCTCCTGA
- a CDS encoding ABC transporter substrate-binding protein produces MKTRARFHRAVAGGAALVLGLGLAACGGGGSSSGDSDEFHVLVYGDAGNRVEKRLVATFNKTSEVKAVLDTVPGADYQQKLQTVINTPQAPDVFFNWGGGSIQPFVEADLLLPLDDMMKKEPGLKSNFLPSVFETAQVDGKSYGIPMRGTQPVLLFNNKKVLADAGVEAPRTWDELLAAVKTLKGKDVTPIALGGGDKWTTMMWFEYLYDRVAGPELFKKALAGEKDVWDGADSRKALDMLRELIDAGAFGSNYDSVKFTDGSSPALLASGKAAFELMGSWAYSTQREADPDFARNDLGYSNFPAVEGGKGDAANLVGNTNNFYSVRKSTEHADAIAEFLKLMYSDEFVEEQLAIGNLPTTTNTDKFLDAADNPEYLKYQYDLVDKAPAFQLSWDQAYPPKNMTPIYVAVQQFFNGQLDPDGFIKAMQALTTV; encoded by the coding sequence ATGAAGACACGCGCACGGTTCCACCGGGCCGTCGCAGGCGGCGCGGCGCTGGTTCTGGGTCTGGGCCTGGCGGCCTGTGGCGGTGGCGGCTCCTCCTCCGGCGACTCGGACGAGTTCCACGTACTCGTCTACGGCGACGCCGGGAACCGGGTGGAGAAGCGACTCGTGGCGACGTTCAACAAGACTTCCGAGGTCAAGGCGGTCCTGGACACCGTCCCCGGCGCCGACTACCAGCAGAAGCTCCAGACGGTCATCAACACCCCGCAGGCGCCCGACGTGTTCTTCAACTGGGGCGGCGGCAGCATCCAGCCCTTCGTCGAGGCGGATCTGCTGCTGCCGCTGGACGACATGATGAAGAAGGAGCCGGGGCTCAAGTCGAACTTCCTGCCGTCGGTCTTCGAGACCGCGCAGGTCGACGGGAAGTCGTACGGGATACCCATGCGCGGCACCCAGCCGGTGCTGTTGTTCAACAACAAGAAGGTGCTCGCGGACGCCGGTGTCGAGGCGCCCCGCACCTGGGACGAACTGCTGGCCGCGGTGAAGACGCTGAAGGGGAAGGACGTCACACCCATCGCGCTCGGCGGCGGCGACAAGTGGACCACGATGATGTGGTTCGAGTACCTGTACGACCGCGTGGCGGGCCCCGAGCTGTTCAAGAAGGCGCTGGCCGGCGAGAAGGACGTGTGGGACGGCGCCGACAGCCGCAAGGCGCTGGACATGCTGCGGGAGCTGATCGACGCGGGCGCCTTCGGCAGCAACTACGACTCGGTCAAGTTCACCGACGGCAGCTCTCCCGCCCTGCTGGCGAGCGGCAAGGCCGCTTTCGAACTGATGGGCTCCTGGGCGTACTCCACGCAGCGGGAGGCGGACCCCGACTTCGCCAGGAACGATCTCGGATACAGCAACTTCCCCGCGGTCGAGGGCGGCAAGGGCGACGCCGCGAACCTCGTCGGCAACACCAACAACTTCTACTCGGTCCGCAAGTCGACCGAACACGCCGACGCGATAGCCGAGTTCCTGAAGCTCATGTACTCGGACGAGTTCGTGGAGGAGCAGCTCGCCATCGGCAATCTCCCCACCACCACGAACACGGACAAGTTCCTGGACGCCGCAGACAACCCGGAGTACCTGAAGTACCAGTACGACCTGGTCGACAAGGCACCCGCGTTCCAGCTGTCGTGGGACCAGGCGTATCCGCCGAAGAACATGACGCCCATCTATGTGGCGGTCCAGCAGTTCTTCAACGGACAGCTCGACCCGGACGGCTTCATCAAGGCCATGCAAGCCCTCACCACCGTCTGA
- a CDS encoding DUF6296 family protein — protein sequence MAYPERYELVFEEPAPADPAGPPVPREDVERDVVTVRRTARAGAGGFPVYEDDTGIVRAEISDRGEVRMLASGGQQALSTPVKARSLGS from the coding sequence ATGGCTTACCCGGAACGTTATGAGCTGGTGTTCGAGGAACCCGCACCGGCGGACCCGGCCGGTCCGCCGGTGCCACGGGAGGACGTCGAACGGGACGTGGTGACGGTACGGCGTACCGCCAGGGCCGGAGCGGGCGGATTTCCGGTCTACGAGGACGACACGGGCATCGTGCGCGCGGAGATCAGCGACCGGGGCGAGGTGCGGATGCTGGCGAGCGGCGGTCAGCAGGCGCTCAGCACGCCGGTGAAGGCGCGGTCGCTCGGCTCGTGA
- a CDS encoding carbohydrate ABC transporter permease, whose amino-acid sequence MASPSKDGRPGIGWALPAVVFFALFAVVPLVLVAVLSFTTWSGLGSPEFAGFDNWVTLFHDPVMIKSLWLSVLLTALGVVVQTPLSILLGVWAAGPQRNRAVLSAVFFVPLLLSATAVSVLWRALLEPNFGIPSQATWLFGDGNLLGDRTGAIAVLVLVSTWQFTPLHALIYQGAARAIPAVLYQAAEIDGAGRVRQFFHITLPQLRNAIITSVILMVVGGLTTFDTVLILTQGGPGTDTTITAYYMYQKAFKGFEFGAGAAIALLLVVVATAVSLVVVRVSGYDKMAGTKEGM is encoded by the coding sequence ATGGCCTCTCCCTCGAAGGACGGCCGGCCCGGTATCGGCTGGGCGCTGCCCGCCGTCGTGTTCTTCGCGCTGTTCGCCGTCGTGCCGCTGGTACTGGTGGCCGTCCTGTCCTTCACCACCTGGTCGGGCCTGGGCTCACCTGAGTTCGCCGGGTTCGACAACTGGGTCACGCTGTTCCACGACCCGGTGATGATCAAGAGCCTGTGGCTGAGCGTGCTGCTCACCGCCCTGGGAGTGGTGGTCCAGACGCCGCTGAGCATCCTGCTCGGCGTCTGGGCCGCCGGCCCGCAGCGCAACCGGGCCGTGCTGTCGGCGGTCTTCTTCGTCCCGCTGCTGCTGTCGGCCACCGCCGTCTCGGTCCTCTGGCGGGCCCTGCTGGAGCCGAACTTCGGGATTCCCTCGCAGGCCACCTGGCTGTTCGGGGACGGCAACCTCCTGGGCGACCGTACGGGAGCCATCGCCGTACTCGTCCTGGTGAGCACCTGGCAGTTCACCCCGCTCCACGCGCTGATCTACCAGGGCGCCGCCCGCGCGATCCCGGCCGTGCTGTACCAGGCGGCGGAGATCGACGGCGCCGGGCGGGTGCGCCAGTTCTTCCACATCACCCTGCCGCAGCTGCGCAACGCCATCATCACGTCGGTGATCCTCATGGTGGTCGGCGGTCTCACCACCTTCGACACGGTGCTGATCCTCACCCAGGGCGGGCCGGGCACCGACACCACCATCACCGCCTACTACATGTACCAAAAAGCGTTCAAGGGCTTCGAGTTCGGCGCGGGCGCCGCCATCGCGCTCCTGCTGGTCGTGGTGGCCACCGCCGTCTCGCTGGTCGTGGTGCGGGTCTCCGGCTACGACAAGATGGCCGGCACCAAGGAGGGCATGTGA
- a CDS encoding iron-containing redox enzyme family protein, with amino-acid sequence MNADVRPTGPALPTGRGDLSYGVVRALRGRPGSRTPLPPSAAADAADPYGDDLHLALYLCYELHYRGFCGVDPAWEWDPALLALRADLERRFLDALRTDTKRRTDVDEALADLLVEPPDGTSTSHYLKDEGELWHLREYAAQRSVHHLKEADPHAWVIPRLRGRAKAAMVAVKFDEFGAGRADRMHSRLFAGLMTDLGLDTAYGRYVDTAAGEMLANVNLMSMFGLHRALRGALVGHCAAVEVTSSPTSRRLADAMRRTEAGEAAERFYATHVASDASHGQLVRQEVVGGLLEDEPWLEGDVAFGVDATGVLEARLADKLLPAWRDGLSGLRTPL; translated from the coding sequence GTGAACGCCGACGTCCGGCCGACCGGGCCAGCTCTGCCGACGGGCCGTGGCGACCTCAGCTACGGAGTCGTACGTGCCCTGCGTGGCCGCCCCGGTTCCAGGACCCCCCTTCCGCCGTCCGCCGCGGCGGACGCCGCCGACCCGTACGGCGATGACCTGCACCTCGCGCTCTACCTCTGCTACGAACTGCACTACCGCGGATTCTGCGGCGTCGACCCCGCCTGGGAGTGGGACCCGGCGCTGCTCGCCCTCCGCGCCGATCTCGAACGCCGCTTCCTGGACGCGCTGCGCACGGACACCAAACGGCGCACCGACGTCGACGAGGCGCTCGCCGACCTCCTGGTCGAACCGCCGGACGGCACGAGCACGTCCCACTACCTCAAGGACGAGGGAGAGCTGTGGCACCTGCGTGAGTACGCCGCCCAGCGCTCCGTCCACCACCTCAAAGAGGCAGATCCGCACGCCTGGGTGATCCCACGGCTGCGGGGCAGGGCCAAGGCGGCCATGGTCGCGGTCAAGTTCGACGAGTTCGGCGCCGGCCGGGCGGACCGGATGCACTCACGGCTCTTCGCCGGCCTCATGACGGACCTCGGACTCGACACGGCCTACGGCCGGTACGTCGACACGGCGGCGGGGGAGATGCTGGCGAACGTCAACCTCATGTCGATGTTCGGTCTGCACCGCGCGCTGCGCGGCGCCCTGGTCGGCCACTGCGCCGCCGTCGAGGTGACCTCCTCGCCCACGTCCCGCAGGCTGGCCGACGCGATGCGCCGCACGGAAGCCGGCGAGGCGGCCGAGCGCTTCTACGCCACCCATGTCGCGTCCGACGCGTCGCACGGACAACTCGTCCGCCAGGAAGTCGTCGGCGGACTGCTGGAGGATGAGCCGTGGCTGGAGGGGGACGTGGCCTTCGGCGTCGACGCCACCGGCGTACTGGAGGCGCGTCTCGCCGACAAGCTGCTCCCCGCCTGGCGCGACGGCCTCTCCGGCCTGCGCACTCCCCTGTGA